The window aaagctgcatcacttcggtgatccctcgcatttatccccaagttgaattatccttcgggtttatgccaggttcaagtgtgtgcgtgtgtgtcacacacaaacacactgatatagcttctgaccacccgagcattgagaattaagggtttctgggacgaacactgtactagggctttctatagctcagtcggtagagcaccggtctagcaatccggaggtctcgggttcgaatcccgatggaatcccattttctttgctcacttttccactaataatttatattctttctggtcagtttattctgtctttatttgttacacactcaaaaagctgcatcacttcggtgatccctcgcatttatccccaagttgaattatccttcgggtttatgccaggttcaagtgtgtgcgtgtgtgtcacacacaaacacactgatatagcttctgaccacccgagcattgagaattaagggtttctgggacgaacactgtactagggctttctatagctcagtcggtagagcaccggtctagcaatccggaggtctcgggttcgaatcccgatggaatcccattttctttgctcacttttccactaataatttatattctttctggtcagtttattctgtctttatttgttacacactcaaaaagctgcatcacttcggtgatccctcgcatttatccccaagttgaattatccttcgggtttatgccaggttcaagtgtgtgcgtgtgtgtcacacacaaacacactgatatagcttctgaccacccgagcattgagaattaagggtttctgggacgaacactgtactagggctttctatagctcagtcggtagagcaccggtctagcaatccggaggtctcgggttcgaatcccgatggaatcccattttctttgctcacttttccactaataatttatattctttctggtcagtttattctgtctttatttgttacacactcaaaaagctgcatcacttcggtgatccctcgcatttatccccaagttgaattatccttcgggtttatgccaggttcaagtgtgtgcgtgtgtgtcacacacaaacacactgatatagcttctgaccacccgagcattgagaattaagggtttctgggacgaacactgtactagggctttctatagctcagtcggtagagcaccggtctagcaatccggaggtctcgggttcgaatcccgatggaatcccattttctttgctcacttttccactaataatttatattctttctggtcagtttattctgtctttatttgttacacactcaaaaagctgcatcacttcggtgatccctcgcatttatccccaagttgaattatccttcgggtttatgccaggttcaagtgtgtgcgtgtgtgtcacacacaaacacactgatatagcttctgaccacccgagcattgagaattaagggtttctgggacgaacactgtactagggctttctatagctcagtcggtagagcaccggtctagcaatccggaggtctcgggttcgaatcccgatggaatcccattttctttgctcacttttccactaataatttatattctttctggtcagtttattctgtctttatttgttacacactcaaaaagctgcatcacttcggtgatccctcgcatttatccccaagttgaattatccttcgggtttatgccaggttcaagtgtgtgcgtgtgtgtcacacacaaacacactgatatagcttctgaccacccgagcattgagaattaagggtttctgggacgaacactgtactagggctttctatagctcagtcggtagagcaccggtctagcaatccggaggtctcgggttcgaatcccgatggaatcccattttctttgctcacttttccaccaATCTTGAtatattatgatcgctttgttttactttgtttctggatgtctcagccattccagaaccaatttttatcaaataaactttgaattcctcttagaatgttAAAGGTGTACATTTCACAAGtcttttcttggtatctcgcaaaaagtttaaagcccaatcctcatctccaccaatactataccatccagTATACGGTCCAGGGCAAGAGGCTTTatgattttgaatgaaagtTAACCTGCTCTTCCCAGTTCATGGTATTCAAATTGACACCCTTCATCTTGACTCGTATCTGATTGCCGTCTTTTTAAAGGCAATCATTGGCATAAACTTGAAATTCTTCGCTACGCATTCCCACAGTATTGTTCAACATGACACAAGAGAAAAATTCGATAGTAAAGAACTCGCCTCTTATTCTATTTTGTGTGAGCAGATGTGATGAGGAAAATGAAGTGGACATGAAAGTAACTACACTTGTACTATTCATTAGTGCTGGCTCTACTCATTTTGTCACTGGGTAATGATATCCTCAGACAAATTAATGTGATATCCACGCGCTGGTTAATCACAGATTGTATTTCCTatattcaaacattttgttGACTGATATGCATTGCGCATCTGTATTCTTAGTATAGCGtctgtatactgtatatcaaGTTATTTCCTCGCCAAATTATATCTTTTTGTGAGCAAAATGTTGAGGTACATAGCTCTCCTGAATGAGACCACGTGGAAACATAGTAAGATGAAACCAGACTaaggctgttttgttttgttgtagtaAAAAGAAATGTTAAGACGTGTCAATATGTCAATATCATTCCATAGACCTGAATGGTATAATTGCTTTGCTTGCAGCTTTAGAGTCCGAGTTCTGCAATATCCATTGAAAAGCGAAATATACACTCTGGAGGTCTCAAAAAGAGGGTTAAAAAGACACGCaatgaatatgataacattGGATCCCATTTATCGgtaaacacacaaaattaatttaCATTTGCAGAAGGGTTTGCTAGCTGTTATAGATTAGGTTATTTGCAACTGAGGCTTTCTTGGTAGTATTATAGCAAGactattgatgatgatgatgatgatgatgatgatgatgatgatgatggtgatggtgacgaCGAAAATGATGATAACGCAGTTTTTCTTCTATTCTTAACTGTAAGAAATGTACAAATTTAGTGAAGGTAAGCAATTGACGTGAAGCAAATGAAAAATTCTCCAGCTTTCTTAAAAAATAATCGATTCAAAACACCATCACTCTGTATTTTTTATTAGTATTGAAATGATGTTTACTCCAACAGATATGGAATAGATTTTGACTAAgataacaaatacatcagaaCATTTCACTCTTTCATAAAAATCCTTGTCTTCTGTGTTATCTGTCTTATTGTTGACAGTACTATTTATTTTCTACACCAATTTTCTATAACATTACTGTAgttctttttgttgttcttatttCTATTTCACTCGTTTTCGTTACAGTGTATTAGTAATTCGAAATATAACCATATTATCGACGTCAGCTGTGGTAGAAAAcatcatcatgattatgttCACAGAATTGCACAGGCTAGCAAATAGGAAGTTGTtgaataagtttttttttttttctgcagaaagatatacatgtaatttgatTATCCCAATCTTAACCATCAACGTTGTAATATGGATTATAATATCGAAACGTGATTTTAAGATAAATAAGATCAAGACATCTGGTACTcactttaaataaaaaaagtaagttaCTTAGAACTAAAATAGATATTCAGTGAGCAAAATATACATTGAATTAGAATATATTGGAAAATAAGATTGGTTATATCAATGTGCCGTTATCGCTattatcaaaatacaaaagttgcaataatttcatattttatacaAATAATGGAACGATATACAAAAATTATAATAAGAATtccaaatcatttcattttcatgaaaacgtACTTTCTCTCGAGTTGTTACTGACATAAAATGTTGGGGGTAATATCATACCTTgggccttctgaaagaggttggccCAATTGTTCTTCCATTATGCAACGAGGCCCAGTTTTAATACACActcattgaaataaaatgattaaatgataatattgatagtAGGGTTTAGGGCGCAATAGAACACTTCATTCCTCCTCACACACCAGGACACCGTTTCATGAAATTATGGTAACTTTACATTAATGGAATAATAAATAATTGTAACTACCATAGCAGCACTATTCCATGATCAACCAAAGCCTTTAAATCACTGATGGCCACCGTTGATCGCAGGGTTACTTTTAAAGTTACCATGGTTCAATGCAACAGCGCCCACATGTTTGCATAGACATGAAGATTGTATATGCTCGTTATTGCATAGAATAAAAGAGAATTACCAATAATCAGAAAAGTTGCAATCATGGTACAGAGCAAAAACCCAATGCAAACAATTTGGATTCTAGAAGGTGAAAAGCGATGCTTATAATATGCGTAGATGGTTGTAATACATAGGTTAGCTGATTCGCAAATGCAACACATGCACATTATATTCGTTAGTGTAAACCTGCCTATATAACTGCTCATTTGAATCAAGTTGATGTGATTAAATTCAGTATTGCAAATCTACCGGTACGATGTACTGTATTCAACATCACAGTTCTTAGCGCCTGCTTAGACATACGTTGAAATCTTTGGGCAGCAGAGTCAAGACTCGGTGACCGATGTTGTAGTCCGGGAGAGCTCCGGGAGGGAGTCGGATGACAAACCGCTGTAAGATGCTGGTAGCGAAGAGAAAGAGCTCCATCTTCGCAAGTTGCTCTCCCAGACAGCTTCGGCGACCTTTGAGGTATATTAAAGGGGAAAGCTTAGGATAGATGGTCTGGACAAAGATGACTGGGAATTACGTATACAggaggtgttttgttttttgtttttttgtttttttttttgttttttttttgttttgtttttttttaggtattCCTAATATCATCATTCTAAAACCCGTACATTATCCGACATTTAACCAATAGCATGACCCTGGTATCATAATTAGTGTTTCAACCTTCCCTATTATTGTTCAACCACAAGCGAGAATTAGTGAACACAATTAAGAGCCGTAAGAGCCAAGAAATCGAGCCCCCAGCACAAAGTGTAATGGAACGGCACATATAATATTAAGGTCTTCTTTGTCCAaagtagcctcttcagtgttgccactgatCTACCTGAGGGCTTTGTCGTTATTGCTGTAAtaagtattattgttattaccataattattattattgttatcgttATCATCATAAACATTTGTTTTACTTAACAATAGATACTACCTGTCATAAAAGGATAAATACCAAAATAACATTGACTGAGACATACAGCTATAGAAAGTTTGACAGATAAGCAAGAGGGTAGACAGGTAGGCAAAAGTAAACTATCTAGCTAGATGGACGGATGTTAGGGATGTTAGGTAAGCAGGAAACAGACagatatacatattatgttgtctatagatagataaatacattGAAGATAGAAAGATcaaagatagatagatcgatagatagcGATATCTGACATGTATAAAATAGCCTAGAAACTTTTAAAAGACAGCAAATATACTTAGGGATGAATAAGAATGAGTGACAACAAGAAGttgctttgattttcttttaaatcataGTCGTGTTCACATCTACTAGAAATAAACTAGAAATAATCAAAACGGACACGCTCAACCAAATACCCTGTATATACTTCAGACCCCATGGACACTGTCATGATTATGGACACATATCAACTTGtaaaaattaagaataattatttGCTTCCGCTTTACAGGGTCAAATGTACAGCTATTGTCATGTGGAGATGGTTAATAACTAAAATTATATTGGTGTCTTTTCTTACCCAAACCAAAAGGTATAAAGGCATCCATCTTTGTAAATGTCTGCCCATCTTGACCCAGGAAGCGATTCGGGTTGAATTGCTCCGGTGAAGCGAACAATTCTGGGTCGTGGTGAATCCCAATGACGTTGACCCACACTTCATGGCCTTTAGGGATGATATAGTCTCCCGCATGCACGTCTTCGCTGGTAAAGTGTGGCAGTCCGAACGGGGCAACAGGACGAAAACGTAGTATTTCACTGAGGGTGGCCTGAGTGTAGGGCATCCTTTTTCGATCTTCATACAAGGGCGCCCTCTCTTGCCCGATCACAGAGTTGATTTCGTCAGCCACCTAGAACGAAAATTTGACATACTATTATTCATAAGTATATAGTTCCATCGCTGAAAATATCATGAAGTTTGTCGCCACCAATTCTCGTGACTGATAGAGAAACGcgacaaaactgacaaaaatcaatatattgagtataatgataatgataatgatataaatgaGGTCTTATTAAATCTATCCGGGGTAGCCTCTTCACAGCCTTACCAGATGGccttgccattattattaccctggtgttgccaggtacccatttacacacctgggtcgagagggacatggtgggtaaaaacatcttgtccaagggcataagcactgggcgggaatcgaactcggtcCTCCGATTCGGAATAGGGAATCAAATCCACTATGCCAAAGCGCCCCCGCTGTGGTATAACACAGTGGTAAAATGAACATATAACCCATGTGTGGTAATGACTTCTCCAAAGTGACTTCTAAGTTGGTGCTATCTTCGGCTCTCGAAATTTGTGTGAGATACTTTGCTGTGTCGGATGTTTCTTTTTCCAAAGACTGGACTTGCTACAAGCAGAATAATGTTCTATTTCCAATACCGTTGTTTCACTATcaaaaatccattaaaaaacaaacaaacatattcttATTAAggaaacttttaattcctcatagaattgtatgGACTTCAATATTTCTTCTAAATCTTTTCTAATTATTtcgcaaaaagtgaaaagtttagaaaaatataaagaaaatatcaaaaaaatcaacacgctttcacttttctagcgcAATAAAAGAGGACTTGAATAACCGCTTTCAAAAAAGCAGGGGGAAttattactacccttaacatatgtcagtatcaagttgatggaatgtgtaattttcacaaaaactgattttgttgttgttgttgtggaattctctttatatcatCTTTACACATGATATCATGAACTTCAGCAGTCTCCTGATCCAGTGCCTCCAgaaccaaaacttcaaaaattcataatttttgtatcgattgttcaattttcctcaaactttccctgatttgttctactgatgttgctgctttcactcaatccacattgctctttgggttttggtttcatttAAAATCTAAATCTCCATCGCAACCAAATCTATACCATCCCCTGAAACTTACATACCTTCATCTGAATCTCGGGCCTGCTGGCCATGATTAGGAAAAACCACATTAAGGCGGTGGACGTTGTCTCCGTGCCGCCGATAAAGAGATCGAAGACGCACATCCAAATATTCCCCTTGCCCAGGTACGGTTTGACGCCGTTGTCGTCAGCTTCGAGTCGACGGGTCTCGGCCAGGTACATGTCGATGATGTCGCGGATATCGTTCTCGTCGAAGCTCTCGTCGTGCTTCTCGACCATGGAGACGATAAAGTCCTTCAGTCCAACTATGTTCTCCCTGATTATTTTGATCTTTCTCGGCCAGTTGGACCTCATCAAGCTGGGAAACTGCCGGACGAGCAGGCGAACGGGGGCGGCGTTGCCCCCACCGAACAGCATCTTCACCCTCGTCACGATGTCCAGGAAGGCGGGGTCGTCGTACTCAAATCGCTCGCCGAAGGTGACCGAGCAGATGACGTTGGACACCGCGTTGTTGAGATAGTCCGCGGGGTTGATCCCGTTGTCTTCCTGACGGGCCCCGAGAACGTCGAGCAGCATGCGCGCTTCTTCGTTGATCCTCGACTCGATGGTCCGTTTTCCCATGCCGAAGTTTCGGAGGGCGGAGAGGCTGTAGCGCCGCAGGGCGAGCCAGTCTTGGCCGTGACTGAAGGCTATGCCACCTGTCATTAGTCGATTCAGTTGAAATAACTTAGAATAGATGAAAGAACAGGTAACAATGACTAAGGAAACTGTTCACTCCGCATTTCTTGCATGCTTAGTGACGGGAAGATGACAATTGTATGAaagttttatttcatgtttcagCATTATACCTTGGGCGATCCAGATTGCTCTCTCAAAGAGTGGAATAGACGGGGGTACGGTCCTACACCTTTAAAAGGCCAACCGGCCCTTCCCCTCCATCTTCCCCTTCCCTGGGACTGCCGGGAAGGGGGCGGGGGGGGATCCCTGGAAGGAAAGTTTGGATGTCAGTGGgtttttgtaattttatttcttcttcttaaggCAAAGTGTAGGGTTCCGCGGTTCGTTAGGGTTGGTCAAAGTTACTTGTAATATCTTGACAGTGATGGGTGCAGAAGACGACTACTCACCGCTATACTGGATAGTGTCAACGAACAAACGTGGCACGAGGCGATTAGAGGTGACCTCACCAAGCTTCACGAAGAGCTCGCGGGCGAGATCGGGGCTGTTTATGATAACCTTTGCCCTACCATCGATGTCGACGCAACACAGTTCTCCGTACCTACATACCAAAGGGAGAAAGTTGAGTGATCGTACAAACATACGTGCATCGAATCGAATGTTATTGAGTACGCAGGCGAGCTACAATTCTCGAATAAACAAGGATATAAATGAATTGACTATATACTGCGGCCTATTTTAAAATGTCTGATCGAGGGAAGTGCACACATAACTGCATAAGCATTTATCTAGTTGATTAGCTATTCATAATTTTGGTAATGTCGACATATTGTAATGATTACTGATTGTAGATTTTGAACGTATTTAGAGAATTAGTACTTTGATTTGTAGGATAATGATTTTTCAGGAATTCAACCGTGCGGTACAGAAAGACATGATAATAAGCAGATCTCGCGGATGTTAATGACATGAGTGCGTTTAAAAAAGTATGCCTGAAAGATTATGCCTTAAAGAAGTTAATGTTTTCAAACGCTAATGAACTTTCACATAAAATTATCCAGTATGTTTTGTCTATATGCAGTTACATATTTTGGCGATGGTTCTGTGCCTATTATTACTATGTTGTTGCATGTGCACCACTGCAGTTGATGAACTATATATCTCATACGTGAAAAAAAGAGCATAGGTCCTACGGAATGATACTTCCGAAAGGCTTGAAACACTATTGAAGGAGGTTACAATGTGTACCTCAACTTCGTTGCTAATTTGTGTGCCTTATTCTTTTATGACGCGCTGCTCCCCTTTGTTTGCAGTTAATGTTTactcagaattttttttttctccagtggAGGAACATGTTTATATCCCTTCCTGTGCTAGTGACTTTGAACATTGTTTACATTGCTATGGAGTTTTCTGTATACCAGTGGGCATTCGAAGAACACTAGGGGTTAGTAAGTATATTATTCTGTCCATGTGAGGGTATTGAAATGCTCGGTCATCCCGTGGTCAGTATTTTGTCCAACCACTGACTGGAATgagaaaatgatgtataaagTGATGCAGAATCAGAGGAACAAAAACACAGCAATATACAACACTTTCTTCTGCTTCAACGTCATCAATAGCTCCATACGATTTTCACGAGGAGACAAAATTAGATGGACGAGGTTTAGCGGGAAAGGGAGGGTTCGTGGGCCCGGTGGCAGTCTGGCCCGCTCTCCTGTAGAAACCCATCGCAAGAACTCCACAAGAAGAACGACACAGAACGTCAATGCGACAGCAGTCCGAGCGGTCGAGAGGTACTCCGTGTCAGTAGACGATATATTCGCCATGATGAATGCAgtctgaaaaaagaagaagaaatgtgtgaaaagaATGAGACAGTCcctcagaaaaagataaaaaatggtGTTGGATGGGGTCTGGCACAAGCAGCGACGGATGACATGAGATTCCACAGGGGTGTATAAGAACCTGCAGATCACTGTCGAACAAAATGATTTGGTGAGATGGTTTAATAATATTCAGCTGCAGAGAGTACAGGTTCATTTAATTTGCTTAAGAGAaaatctaatttcatttttcatttcatttcatatcatatatttcatttccaacaaagtGTGATTACAGCATAACATTTGCAGATACATAGATATAGGAAATCACAGAGGCTCATGTCTTATAACGAGGAAATGTAACGAAATACAATCATACAATGCGACTTTATGGTATGAAAGAAAAGTTGTGGGAAACGGAAAATTCTATATTTCCTACCTGGACTATGCTCGCTTCCCGTTCCCCAGATCGACTGTTCGCAAGCTGTCAGACGTTATGTCAATGTCGAGCTCAAATATGATCAGACAGGAAGTACACAACGTGAAATCGTATGTCAAGCAACACTGCTATACAGAGACTGGCGATCATTCCAATGCTTCTTGTGCAAATATTTGTACGTGATTGTGCTACACTCTTccaaagaaagatatcattttttttttttttaatccgggTGCGGCATGCAGGTCAGTTTTCTTAAAGTCAATGTACGTATCTCTGTCTCTCCTACCAGCCAATTTctacttttatttttcttttttttttcatttcatatttacgTGCTTGCGTGCTTGCTTGCTTCATCCAAGGGTCCATCCATAGCTATTTAATCTCGCATTCATTTATTCGTGCACGTAATTGCAATTTATTATTCGTTTActttctctatatttttctctcttgccTTGTTTCCAGTCTTTGAATCCTCttacaaacaaacgaataacaacaaacagcaaccaaacaaaacatgaatggCTCCTCTGTCAAAGTCCCTAACAGTATATCCTAATATATAGGAGAAAGTACAAGAGAATAAAATGTGTGTAGCGCAAAGAGCAAGACGAGACACTAAGGTCGTTCTATGACAAAAGAGAGGGTTCACGgtacacgaaaaaaaaaaaagaacattatatTTGTCAGTACCTTTGAGAAGTTGTTCGCACTCAACGTCAACACCACTTTGAAGagttaggcccgaattcacgttTGAAgttggtacaattgaaaccatggtttaaaccatggacaaagaccgtactttcttatggggcgccaagtgtcgcatcgcctatttcgttacgaaatcagtcattttgtcaacaaGATGACCATTTCTTTATCGgaatgatcatttcgtcgacgtaATGTTAACGTTTCGTAACGAAATtaacatttcgtcaacgaaatcgacgaaatgactgatttcgtaacgaaataggccatgcgacacttcgCTACCCATACAAAACTGCAGTCTTtgtccatgttttttttttttcctcaattgtaggcctaccatcttcgtgaattcgggccaatgtgtctATAGACGATCAAAGCTACGTCTGCCAACGGGTCTCAAAAAACTTAGTACGTCTCGGAGCATGGGTCAAAGGGGGCATATTATAATGTCTCTCAATGGAGATGCCATGGTTACGGGGCTTGTCGAATCGCAGACAGTGTTATATGCAGTCCATGGCAGTGTAGGCTCTAGAATAAGAAGAAGTTACGGTCGAGACTCCTTCGAGCCGATTCTGGCCGACATATTCTATGATTAGTAAtccgttttacagtagttttaCGCTTGATAGGGGTACATCAATTCTTTCCATCGACTCGTTCAATGTATCACACTTTTTGTCGCACACCACGAGATGTGATCAATTCTACTTCAATGAGTAGAAGTTCTCTTTGTTGCTTTATCTAATATTGGGCCCTTTAGAGGTCAAGTATATATATTCGTATGTTATTTGTATTTGCTTATATAATGGAATCGATTTCAACACTTGCGCAGATTCATAACAGTCATACGTCGTACAGTAGGACCGTTGAAGCATCCCTACTACGCTAACGAGATTTGAATGCCAGACCTCACAACTATAGTGTCGAACATCCAAAACCGACATACCACGACGTTCCGTGATGATAAAACAACTTTAACCAAGCTGGGAGACGCGGGCGTCACTTTTCTACTTAGCATACTTCCCGAGTGCAGTTttagtctattttttttttctcactataatggacttaaaaaaaaaaaaattagcaatCAACCTCCAAAGGTTGCACACCTAAACCTAACTTAaattagaccaaaaaaaaaaaatgcagttgaTTTGTATAGGTAAACATTAGCTCCTATGAAACTGAAATTTAATCTACTTTttaaaaatttcattcaaaaaatctatttttttcaGCAAAGTTACTTCATGATGTTATCTTAATATTTTGTAACTTTAACAAAAATCCGTCATGTATTTTGGAGTTATGACGATTTTCCATAATTCAGTTTTTtagttatcactttttttcacCGAAAACTAGCGGGTATTTCCAGCTTTAATGTGCTTCCAAGATTATTGATACCAACTGATCATAGTAGAGCAGCATCAAATTAATACTTTAAGAGAATTACAGCTTGCAgcgtcatttcttttttaaaatgataaacataatttggtaatattttacaaaaaaagGCACAATACTAGTGATAGCACTGTACACTATATCGAATGGGATGTATCAAGCCAACGGCTTTGCTTGTTAACTGATATGAAATTAGTGGCTTGGACAAAGTTGGAAGAGTTGATGTAGAATACAAAACGCACCTTTAGATGTTACAGGAAGAGGGGAAATGTGAAATG of the Diadema setosum chromosome 16, eeDiaSeto1, whole genome shotgun sequence genome contains:
- the LOC140240135 gene encoding cytochrome P450 2A13-like, which codes for MANISSTDTEYLSTARTAVALTFCVVLLVEFLRWVSTGERARLPPGPRTLPFPLNLVHLILSPRENRMELLMTLKQKKVYGELCCVDIDGRAKVIINSPDLARELFVKLGEVTSNRLVPRLFVDTIQYSGGIAFSHGQDWLALRRYSLSALRNFGMGKRTIESRINEEARMLLDVLGARQEDNGINPADYLNNAVSNVICSVTFGERFEYDDPAFLDIVTRVKMLFGGGNAAPVRLLVRQFPSLMRSNWPRKIKIIRENIVGLKDFIVSMVEKHDESFDENDIRDIIDMYLAETRRLEADDNGVKPYLGKGNIWMCVFDLFIGGTETTSTALMWFFLIMASRPEIQMKVADEINSVIGQERAPLYEDRKRMPYTQATLSEILRFRPVAPFGLPHFTSEDVHAGDYIIPKGHEVWVNVIGIHHDPELFASPEQFNPNRFLGQDGQTFTKMDAFIPFGLGRRSCLGEQLAKMELFLFATSILQRFVIRLPPGALPDYNIGHRVLTLLPKDFNVCLSRR